The proteins below are encoded in one region of Williamsoniiplasma luminosum:
- a CDS encoding serine hydrolase domain-containing protein — MSRFTKSEKCLEEFFDQKLFTGAVLNVYQNKKPIHHQAYGFNDPETHEVMRNDLIFMAYSLTKVSTGVAAMIGLEQGLYQLDDPVAKYIPEFANLTILQDTWSENNPPAKNVLTIRHLLTMTGGMSLVWNRNSAEKQTTKLVSQMNQNSWTLQEFIKHLAKVPVLFEPGTQWFYGMCLDVMGAVIEVAAGKTFAEFLETEIFNKLDMPDTRFYITDKSREANVFVNRANTMRKVENFSLLMPKERYEQPNCALGGSGLFTTGDDYIKLANVLIDGVGLNGVRILTPESVEALQTDQLKALKPDQLLTFNGDYSYSFGMRVRIKNETYPITNIGEMGWDGFLGSTVLVDPEKKVAMVLMLSTAYSKNEAVQTKFYDAFYRDLANME, encoded by the coding sequence ATGAGTAGATTTACAAAAAGCGAAAAATGTTTAGAAGAGTTTTTTGATCAAAAACTTTTTACTGGCGCAGTTTTAAACGTTTATCAAAATAAAAAACCAATTCACCATCAAGCATACGGATTTAATGACCCAGAAACCCATGAAGTGATGCGCAACGACTTAATTTTTATGGCTTACTCATTGACTAAAGTTTCAACTGGGGTCGCTGCGATGATTGGATTGGAACAAGGTTTATATCAATTAGATGATCCAGTTGCAAAATACATCCCTGAATTTGCAAATTTAACAATCCTACAAGATACTTGATCAGAGAATAACCCACCAGCCAAAAATGTTTTAACAATTAGACATTTACTCACAATGACTGGGGGAATGTCTTTGGTTTGAAATCGTAATTCTGCTGAAAAACAAACCACTAAATTAGTTTCACAAATGAACCAAAATAGCTGAACTTTACAAGAATTTATCAAACACTTAGCCAAAGTTCCGGTTTTGTTTGAACCAGGAACACAATGATTTTATGGAATGTGTTTAGATGTGATGGGGGCAGTCATTGAAGTGGCTGCTGGCAAAACTTTTGCCGAATTTTTAGAAACAGAAATTTTCAATAAATTAGATATGCCCGACACACGGTTTTATATTACAGATAAATCAAGAGAGGCCAACGTTTTTGTCAATCGAGCAAATACAATGCGCAAGGTTGAAAATTTCTCACTGTTGATGCCAAAAGAACGCTATGAACAACCAAATTGTGCTCTTGGGGGCAGTGGTTTGTTCACAACTGGTGATGATTACATTAAACTGGCCAATGTTTTAATTGATGGAGTTGGGTTGAACGGGGTAAGAATTTTAACCCCTGAAAGTGTTGAAGCACTACAAACCGATCAATTAAAAGCACTCAAACCTGATCAGCTATTAACTTTTAATGGTGATTATTCTTATTCGTTTGGAATGCGCGTACGCATTAAAAACGAAACATATCCAATTACAAACATTGGGGAAATGGGTTGGGATGGTTTTTTGGGGTCAACTGTTTTAGTTGACCCAGAAAAAAAAGTTGCCATGGTTTTAATGCTTTCGACTGCTTATTCGAAAAATGAAGCCGTTCAAACCAAGTTTTATGACGCTTTTTATCGGGATTTAGCAAATATGGAGTAA
- the nagB gene encoding glucosamine-6-phosphate deaminase has product MKIIKVKNNQEAGIQAAQIILEKIHANPGCILGLATGSTPITTYQNLIQAYEHKQVSFKDVITFNLDEYKGLNPTNPQSYRFFMNNELFDHIDIKIENTHVPSGLHTQNPALYDQKIHKAGGIDLQLLGLGVNGHIGFNEPGTAFDSLTHVVDLDPSTIAVNARFFDSIDLVPTQAISMGLKTIMNAKQILLIATGTNKAEAIAHLINGEITPNWPCSILQQHPNVVIIIDEAAGSMLK; this is encoded by the coding sequence ATGAAAATTATCAAAGTTAAAAACAATCAAGAAGCAGGAATTCAAGCTGCACAAATTATTTTAGAAAAAATCCACGCTAATCCTGGATGTATTTTAGGACTAGCCACAGGTTCAACCCCAATTACAACTTATCAAAATTTAATCCAAGCATATGAGCACAAACAAGTTAGTTTTAAAGATGTCATCACTTTTAATTTAGATGAATATAAAGGTTTGAATCCAACCAATCCCCAATCATATCGCTTTTTTATGAACAATGAACTTTTTGATCATATTGATATTAAAATTGAAAACACCCATGTACCAAGTGGTTTGCACACGCAAAATCCAGCTTTATATGATCAAAAAATTCACAAAGCTGGTGGGATTGATTTACAACTTTTAGGACTTGGTGTGAATGGACATATTGGCTTTAATGAACCAGGTACTGCTTTTGATTCGTTAACTCATGTTGTTGATTTAGATCCATCCACAATTGCAGTGAATGCCCGCTTTTTTGATTCAATTGATTTGGTCCCAACTCAAGCAATTTCCATGGGTTTAAAAACTATTATGAATGCCAAACAAATTCTTTTAATTGCAACAGGGACAAATAAAGCTGAAGCTATTGCACATTTAATTAATGGAGAAATTACTCCCAATTGACCTTGTTCAATTCTCCAACAACATCCAAATGTAGTGATTATTATTGATGAAGCTGCTGGGTCAATGTTGAAATAA